In one window of Ferrovum sp. PN-J185 DNA:
- a CDS encoding AI-2E family transporter produces the protein MSRNNPISASTPWGLVAVLFVLWLVYSLSAILMPFVAAILLAYLCFPVIRLSQRFNIPRVISTLIMLAILLGILALLLLVVLPLLFHEINQLLQQLPTILDRLRQGPLPGLPNLASDNTWLDLTKIKSNVIDYLHSSNNHVDKLVQSATHGSAIVIESILSLLLIPVVFFYLSKDWETVVQFLLNLFPQEQHQRVSIIAKEVDTVLGQYLRGQLLVMLIMATFYSLGLLAIHLKAGFALGLLTGTLVFIPYLGVFTGFLLAFIASVAQDPSFSLSLYVLLVFIIGHVIEAWIVTPRVVGERIGLHPVMVIFSLLAFGRLLGFFGILIALPMAASVKIILKHLRSDS, from the coding sequence ATGTCACGAAATAACCCTATTTCTGCATCAACTCCCTGGGGATTGGTAGCAGTACTTTTTGTTTTATGGCTGGTTTATTCTTTATCAGCTATTTTAATGCCATTTGTAGCAGCTATTTTACTCGCTTATTTGTGCTTTCCCGTGATACGCCTATCACAACGCTTTAACATACCAAGAGTGATTAGTACCCTAATAATGCTTGCCATTTTACTAGGTATCTTAGCGCTCCTTTTGTTGGTGGTATTGCCATTGCTGTTTCACGAGATTAATCAACTTCTTCAACAACTACCGACAATTCTTGATAGGTTAAGACAAGGCCCTCTGCCTGGCTTACCAAATTTAGCGTCTGACAATACTTGGCTCGATTTAACTAAAATCAAATCTAATGTTATTGATTATCTCCATTCTTCTAATAACCATGTTGATAAATTAGTTCAATCTGCCACCCATGGTAGCGCTATCGTTATTGAGTCAATATTAAGTTTATTACTCATCCCAGTGGTCTTTTTCTATTTATCTAAAGATTGGGAAACAGTGGTTCAGTTTTTACTTAACCTTTTCCCTCAAGAGCAACATCAACGGGTGTCAATAATCGCAAAAGAAGTTGACACAGTACTTGGACAATATCTGCGTGGCCAACTATTGGTTATGCTTATTATGGCTACTTTCTATAGCCTTGGCCTCTTAGCAATCCATTTAAAAGCGGGTTTTGCCCTAGGACTACTAACAGGAACATTAGTATTTATTCCTTACCTGGGGGTATTCACAGGTTTTCTACTGGCATTTATAGCCAGTGTTGCCCAGGACCCATCTTTTTCTTTAAGTTTATATGTTCTTTTAGTATTTATTATCGGACATGTTATTGAAGCCTGGATTGTTACCCCAAGAGTGGTTGGGGAAAGAATAGGCCTACATCCTGTCATGGTTATATTTTCTTTATTGGCCTTTGGTCGTTTACTGGGGTTTTTCGGTATTTTAATTGCTCTGCCTATGGCTGCTAGCGTTAAAATTATCCTCAAACATCTACGATCAGATTCATAG
- a CDS encoding HAD family hydrolase — MSNKRLVLFDLDNTLLSGDSDFEWGLFLASKGVHDRTTYEAKNLAFYEDYRAGRLDIDVFLDFQLGPLARHSRHQLNLWHSEFLQTRIQPLITDKARAIIAKEKETADLMAIVTATNSFVTRPIADLLTIKHLVATEPEVLSNGEYSGKVSGIPCFQAGKITKVMDWLNHLNYQWQDFNETVFYSDSLNDLPLLEKVSHPVAVDPDNTLLSHAKEREWSIISLR, encoded by the coding sequence ATGAGTAACAAACGATTAGTATTATTTGATCTCGATAATACCTTATTGAGTGGAGATAGCGATTTTGAATGGGGCTTATTTTTAGCCAGCAAAGGGGTACATGACCGTACCACCTACGAAGCAAAAAACCTTGCCTTTTACGAAGACTATCGTGCCGGTCGTCTTGATATCGATGTATTTTTAGATTTTCAGTTAGGCCCTTTAGCTCGACATTCTCGCCATCAACTAAATCTATGGCATAGTGAATTTTTACAAACGCGTATACAACCACTAATCACTGATAAAGCCAGGGCCATTATTGCTAAAGAAAAAGAAACCGCCGACTTAATGGCTATTGTGACTGCCACAAATAGCTTTGTGACCCGCCCCATTGCTGATTTATTGACTATTAAACATTTAGTAGCCACAGAACCTGAGGTATTAAGTAATGGTGAATATTCAGGTAAAGTCTCCGGTATCCCCTGTTTTCAAGCGGGTAAAATCACTAAAGTAATGGATTGGTTAAATCATCTCAATTATCAGTGGCAAGATTTTAACGAAACTGTTTTTTACTCAGATTCATTGAACGATCTACCTTTATTAGAAAAAGTCAGTCATCCTGTGGCAGTTGATCCAGATAACACGCTACTTTCACATGCCAAAGAACGGGAATGGTCAATTATTTCACTGCGTTAA
- a CDS encoding deoxynucleoside kinase, with product MKLLGERYRYIAVEGPIAVGKTTLTKLLSATLNAELMLEDAESNPFLERFYRQPDRYAFVTQMFFLFQRTLQASTLKQRDLFESPTVSDFLLDKDLLFAKLNLANDEFELYQHMYQHLRPTTPTPDLVIYLQASADVLIERLDRRGWFVEKPISEKYLRTIADSYAQFFHDYDASPLLIVNSDNLNFADDPDDYQLLLTRIQQIRSRREFFNRA from the coding sequence ATGAAACTCTTAGGTGAACGCTATCGCTATATTGCTGTTGAAGGCCCTATTGCCGTTGGTAAAACCACGTTAACTAAATTGTTATCAGCCACTCTTAATGCTGAGTTAATGTTGGAAGATGCTGAGTCCAATCCATTTTTAGAGCGCTTTTACCGCCAACCCGACCGTTATGCCTTTGTAACACAGATGTTTTTTTTGTTTCAAAGAACACTACAAGCTTCTACGCTGAAGCAACGTGATTTATTTGAGTCTCCAACTGTATCTGATTTTTTACTAGATAAAGATTTGTTGTTTGCTAAACTCAATTTAGCCAATGATGAGTTTGAGTTATATCAGCATATGTACCAGCATTTAAGACCTACTACCCCTACACCTGACTTGGTTATCTATCTACAAGCTTCTGCTGATGTGCTGATAGAAAGACTTGATCGACGCGGATGGTTTGTAGAAAAGCCTATTTCTGAAAAGTACTTACGAACCATTGCGGATAGTTATGCACAGTTTTTTCATGACTACGATGCATCGCCCTTATTAATTGTTAACAGTGATAATCTTAATTTTGCCGATGACCCGGACGATTACCAACTGTTGTTAACACGCATACAACAAATAAGAAGTCGTCGAGAATTCTTTAATCGTGCATAA
- the recX gene encoding recombination regulator RecX: MADISLRQKAISYLSRREHSRRELFKKLSPLAVSPDEIHQLLDTLEQEGLQSDLRTAEAIVRARQGKHGALRIKQDLLMHGIPDEIIQQVLVDVKDDELSQAKAVWAKRFQSLPSNAAERAKQGRYLQNRGFSMAIIQSLLRGDD; encoded by the coding sequence GTGGCAGATATCTCTTTAAGACAAAAAGCTATCAGTTATTTATCACGCCGGGAGCACTCTCGGCGTGAGTTATTTAAAAAACTCTCACCATTAGCAGTCTCTCCCGATGAAATTCACCAACTTCTCGATACGCTAGAGCAAGAGGGGTTACAGTCTGATCTCAGAACAGCAGAAGCAATTGTCAGAGCACGTCAAGGTAAGCATGGTGCGTTACGCATCAAACAGGATTTACTTATGCATGGTATTCCTGACGAGATTATTCAACAGGTTTTAGTTGATGTAAAAGATGACGAACTGTCTCAGGCAAAAGCAGTGTGGGCTAAACGTTTTCAAAGCCTTCCTAGTAACGCTGCCGAAAGAGCAAAGCAAGGACGCTATCTACAAAACCGTGGGTTTAGTATGGCGATTATTCAGTCACTGTTGCGTGGTGACGATTAG
- the pcnB gene encoding polynucleotide adenylyltransferase PcnB produces the protein MIKQFINKVLKRKQTNSTLKVTVIGPSKHHIDKNHISHCALGVIKQLQEAGFQAYIVGGAVRDLLLGKTPKDFDVATNATPEQVKRIIRRSRIIGRRFQIIHVQCGQEIVEVSTFRAKSGKESLHQQVDEHGRLTRDNVFGTLEEDAERRDFTINALFYDPQKNEVLDYFDGVKHLKQKHITMIGEPIQRYREDPVRMLRAARFCAKLGFTLDNACKEPISTLNELLLNVPESRLFDELLKILLSGHAVNSLEQLRQLNLGSYLIPSLDNTLSDKQGALFIQQALLNTDQRIEKELGVSPSFLMATLLWPSLNLRWQQYLNKGEKTLPALFTAIHEVLVEQDEVLMIPKRFEGTMKEIWGLQPRFEQRSGQRPFKLLQHPRFRAGYDFLILRAQVGEIDPAIGQWWTEFQHAKPEDRETMLVKPDRPITRKRRKPKA, from the coding sequence ATGATTAAACAATTTATCAACAAAGTACTTAAACGCAAGCAAACCAATTCAACCCTTAAGGTCACTGTTATTGGTCCTTCTAAGCATCATATCGATAAAAACCATATTAGCCATTGCGCCCTAGGGGTCATCAAACAATTGCAAGAGGCTGGGTTTCAAGCTTACATAGTGGGTGGGGCGGTACGTGATTTACTGCTGGGTAAAACACCCAAAGATTTTGATGTCGCAACCAACGCCACTCCCGAACAGGTTAAACGAATCATACGCCGTTCACGAATTATTGGCCGGCGTTTTCAAATTATTCATGTACAGTGTGGCCAAGAAATTGTTGAAGTTTCTACCTTCAGAGCCAAAAGTGGTAAAGAGTCCCTGCATCAACAAGTGGATGAACATGGTCGTCTAACGCGAGATAACGTATTTGGCACCTTAGAAGAAGACGCTGAACGACGTGATTTTACGATTAATGCCTTATTTTATGATCCTCAAAAAAATGAAGTGCTCGACTATTTTGATGGGGTTAAGCATCTCAAGCAAAAACATATCACCATGATTGGCGAGCCAATTCAGCGTTACCGAGAAGACCCTGTTCGTATGTTAAGAGCAGCACGCTTTTGCGCTAAACTGGGTTTTACTTTAGACAATGCGTGCAAAGAACCTATTTCCACTCTTAATGAATTACTTTTAAATGTACCTGAATCACGATTATTCGACGAATTATTGAAAATTCTTTTATCAGGTCATGCGGTAAATAGTCTGGAACAATTGCGTCAACTCAATTTAGGAAGTTATTTAATTCCCTCCTTAGACAATACGCTATCAGATAAACAAGGCGCGTTATTTATTCAACAAGCATTACTTAATACAGACCAACGAATTGAAAAAGAGTTGGGGGTATCACCCAGCTTTCTTATGGCCACACTGCTGTGGCCTAGCTTAAATTTACGCTGGCAACAATATTTAAATAAAGGTGAGAAAACTCTACCTGCATTATTTACAGCAATTCATGAGGTACTAGTTGAACAAGATGAAGTATTAATGATCCCGAAACGCTTTGAAGGTACTATGAAAGAGATATGGGGACTACAACCTCGTTTTGAACAACGTTCCGGTCAGCGTCCTTTTAAACTACTTCAGCACCCTCGTTTTCGTGCAGGTTATGATTTCCTTATACTACGCGCTCAAGTGGGTGAAATAGATCCTGCAATTGGTCAATGGTGGACAGAATTCCAACATGCTAAGCCTGAAGACAGAGAAACCATGTTAGTCAAACCTGACAGACCCATTACACGAAAACGCAGGAAACCCAAAGCATGA
- the panC gene encoding pantoate--beta-alanine ligase, with translation MDVITTVEQLRKRLANEKNVALVPTMGNLHAGHIQLIKEVKPRAACLVTSIFVNRLQFGPSEDFNRYPRTLEADCAHLLQAGCDVVFAPDEKEIYPTAQEYTVDPSELQHVLEGAFRPGHFRGVATVVLKLFNMVQPQLAIFGKKDYQQYLVLKDMVTQLALPIEIVPAETVRATDGLALSSRNSYLSPVEREEAIQLYRQLSSIKQAIMEGNSDFNALETSATNYLNARGWQTDYIAIRSQDHLQEAQTNDNRLVVLGASRLGKTRLIDNLEIELR, from the coding sequence ATGGATGTTATTACTACTGTTGAACAATTAAGAAAAAGATTGGCTAACGAGAAAAACGTTGCCCTCGTTCCTACTATGGGCAACCTTCACGCTGGTCATATCCAACTCATTAAAGAGGTGAAACCTCGGGCTGCTTGTCTTGTCACCAGTATTTTTGTTAATCGTTTACAGTTTGGCCCAAGCGAAGACTTTAATCGCTATCCACGAACTCTGGAAGCTGATTGCGCTCATTTGTTACAAGCCGGTTGTGATGTGGTCTTTGCTCCTGATGAAAAGGAAATCTATCCCACCGCTCAGGAATATACAGTTGATCCTTCAGAATTACAACATGTGTTAGAAGGAGCTTTTCGACCAGGACATTTTCGTGGGGTAGCCACAGTTGTTCTTAAACTGTTTAATATGGTGCAACCACAATTAGCCATATTTGGTAAAAAAGACTACCAACAATATTTGGTTCTAAAAGACATGGTTACTCAATTGGCCCTACCCATTGAAATCGTTCCCGCTGAAACCGTAAGAGCAACTGATGGTTTGGCATTGAGTTCTCGTAACAGTTATCTCTCACCCGTTGAACGAGAAGAGGCGATACAATTATATCGACAGCTCTCCTCTATTAAGCAAGCGATTATGGAAGGCAATTCAGATTTCAACGCTCTTGAAACGTCAGCCACCAATTATCTTAATGCTCGCGGCTGGCAAACAGACTATATCGCAATTCGCTCGCAGGACCACTTACAAGAAGCGCAAACCAACGATAATCGTTTGGTTGTACTGGGTGCATCACGATTAGGTAAAACGCGTCTTATTGATAATCTTGAAATTGAATTAAGATAG
- the alaS gene encoding alanine--tRNA ligase, with the protein MKSAEIRDRFLKFFERHGHTIVPSSPLVPANDPTLLFTNSGMVQFKDVFLGVDKRPYTRATSSQRSVRAGGKHNDLENVGYTARHHTFFEMLGNFSFGDYFKRDAIHFAWQFLTEELQLPKEKLWVTAYHDDEEAASIWLKEIGIPEDRFTRISTSDNFWQMGDTGPCGPCSEIFYDHGPEVAGGPPGTPEADGDRYIEIWNLVFMQFNRDEKGVLHPLPKPSVDTGMGLERISAIMQHVHSNYEIDLFQELIKAAARETHVTDLSHNSLKVIADHIRACSFLVVDGVIPSNEGRGYVLRRIIRRAIRHGYKLGQKYAFFHRLVADLSRVMGAAYPELVAKQDQVKAVLLQEEERFAETLENGMAVLEEALHQEDKMLSGETVFKLYDTYGFPMDLTADIARERGIALDIAGFEQAMEAQRERARAASKFTTQHQIDYSGSGTDFLGYEHLFSDAEIIAIYHEGSAVNELHHGQHGLVVLNQTPFYAESGGQVGDQGQLISSHGTFNVSDTQKIQSQVFGHVGQVLTGKIQVGDTLRAEVNQALRLSAQWNHSATHLLHAALREVLGEHVHQRGSLVDPYKTRFDFSHDKPVTQEQKRRIEDLVNQQIRDNHSVAVSIMTYDDAIKKGAMALFGEKYGDEVRVVGMGGFSTELCGGTHVGRTGDIGLFRIVSESGVASGIRRIEAVTGQLALDYTHQEQDQLIEAALKLKSPPQELVQKLSLMLDNVKQLERELEKLKAKLAQSESVDLVNQVKLIKNIQVLSAEIRDADSKTLRETLDALKSHLSSAIIVLGSKDQTKVSLIAGVTPDLTGRVKAGELINMVAQQVGGKGGGRPDMAQAGGTQPEHLSTALHSVFDWCDKLL; encoded by the coding sequence ATGAAATCTGCTGAGATTCGAGATCGATTTTTAAAGTTTTTTGAACGTCACGGACACACCATTGTGCCATCAAGCCCTCTGGTCCCTGCTAATGATCCAACCTTATTATTTACCAACTCAGGTATGGTTCAGTTTAAGGACGTTTTTTTAGGCGTCGATAAACGTCCTTATACTCGTGCAACCAGTAGTCAACGTAGCGTAAGAGCCGGCGGTAAACACAATGACCTAGAAAACGTAGGCTATACAGCCCGTCATCATACTTTCTTTGAAATGCTCGGTAACTTCAGTTTTGGTGATTACTTTAAACGGGATGCCATACATTTTGCTTGGCAGTTTTTAACAGAAGAATTACAGCTTCCCAAAGAAAAGTTATGGGTTACAGCCTACCATGATGATGAAGAGGCTGCCTCTATTTGGTTGAAAGAAATTGGTATTCCTGAGGATCGTTTTACACGAATTAGTACCTCTGACAATTTCTGGCAAATGGGAGATACTGGTCCTTGTGGTCCTTGTAGCGAAATTTTTTATGACCATGGCCCAGAGGTGGCTGGTGGTCCACCTGGTACCCCTGAAGCGGATGGTGATCGCTATATTGAGATCTGGAACCTTGTGTTCATGCAATTTAATCGTGATGAGAAAGGGGTATTACATCCGTTACCTAAACCCTCTGTTGATACTGGTATGGGTTTAGAGAGAATCTCAGCGATCATGCAACACGTACATAGTAATTATGAGATCGATCTTTTCCAAGAACTGATTAAAGCTGCAGCCAGAGAAACTCACGTTACTGATTTGAGTCACAACTCACTTAAAGTAATTGCTGATCATATTCGCGCTTGTTCTTTCTTAGTGGTCGATGGCGTTATTCCAAGTAACGAAGGACGGGGTTATGTATTGCGTCGCATTATTCGGCGAGCAATACGTCACGGCTATAAGTTAGGACAAAAATATGCTTTCTTCCATCGTTTGGTTGCTGATTTAAGTCGTGTGATGGGTGCTGCTTATCCTGAATTGGTAGCCAAACAAGATCAAGTTAAAGCAGTCCTGTTGCAAGAAGAAGAGCGCTTTGCTGAAACGCTTGAGAATGGTATGGCAGTATTGGAAGAAGCACTTCATCAAGAAGATAAGATGCTCAGTGGAGAAACCGTATTTAAACTATATGATACTTATGGTTTTCCGATGGATTTAACAGCTGATATTGCACGTGAGCGAGGTATTGCACTGGATATAGCAGGCTTTGAGCAAGCCATGGAAGCACAGCGTGAAAGAGCTAGAGCAGCATCAAAATTTACGACCCAACATCAAATTGATTACTCCGGTTCAGGTACAGACTTTTTGGGGTATGAACATTTATTCTCCGATGCCGAGATTATTGCTATTTACCACGAAGGAAGTGCTGTTAATGAACTCCATCATGGTCAACATGGTTTGGTTGTGTTAAATCAAACTCCTTTTTATGCTGAGTCAGGTGGGCAAGTAGGAGATCAAGGTCAACTTATCAGCTCTCATGGTACATTTAATGTTAGTGATACTCAAAAAATCCAGTCACAGGTATTTGGTCATGTGGGGCAAGTCTTGACGGGTAAAATTCAAGTAGGTGATACACTCCGTGCTGAAGTGAATCAAGCGTTACGTTTATCGGCTCAATGGAATCATTCTGCAACGCATTTACTTCACGCAGCATTACGTGAAGTATTAGGTGAACATGTTCATCAGCGCGGTTCTTTGGTTGATCCTTATAAAACACGCTTTGACTTTTCTCATGATAAACCTGTCACGCAAGAACAGAAACGTCGCATTGAGGACTTGGTTAATCAACAAATACGCGACAACCATTCTGTTGCCGTAAGTATTATGACTTACGATGACGCCATTAAAAAAGGAGCAATGGCATTGTTTGGTGAAAAATATGGTGATGAAGTGCGTGTGGTTGGGATGGGAGGGTTCTCCACTGAGTTGTGTGGCGGAACACATGTGGGGCGAACGGGTGACATTGGTCTCTTTCGTATTGTCAGTGAATCAGGTGTCGCATCAGGTATTAGACGTATTGAAGCAGTTACAGGTCAATTGGCGTTAGATTATACGCATCAAGAACAGGATCAATTAATTGAGGCTGCGTTAAAACTTAAATCTCCTCCGCAAGAGTTAGTACAGAAATTATCACTCATGTTGGATAATGTGAAACAGCTTGAGCGTGAACTGGAAAAGTTAAAAGCTAAACTGGCTCAGTCGGAGAGTGTGGATTTAGTTAATCAAGTAAAGTTAATTAAAAACATACAAGTACTCAGTGCTGAAATTCGTGATGCAGATAGTAAAACATTACGCGAGACACTGGATGCATTAAAGTCTCATTTATCCTCTGCGATTATTGTGCTGGGTTCTAAGGATCAAACAAAAGTGTCTTTAATTGCTGGTGTTACTCCAGATCTAACCGGTAGAGTGAAGGCAGGTGAATTAATTAATATGGTAGCGCAACAGGTTGGAGGAAAAGGAGGAGGGCGTCCAGATATGGCGCAAGCAGGTGGAACACAACCTGAACACCTCAGTACAGCACTGCATTCTGTATTTGACTGGTGCGACAAATTACTCTAG
- a CDS encoding DUF465 domain-containing protein: MMLIEDYINTLKDQHKQIDSQINDLSYQQHNYEFEIRRLKKIKLKLKDQIEQLERSLTPDIPA; this comes from the coding sequence ATGATGCTGATCGAGGACTACATCAATACACTTAAGGATCAGCATAAACAAATTGATAGTCAAATTAATGACCTATCATATCAACAACATAATTATGAGTTTGAAATTCGCCGTCTTAAAAAAATAAAATTAAAACTAAAAGACCAAATTGAGCAGCTTGAACGCTCATTAACCCCCGATATTCCTGCATGA
- the hda gene encoding DnaA regulatory inactivator Hda, with protein MRQLVLEIPPLHQPSLDNFVIGNNAETISLLFNWLSGEGEQIIYLWGEEGIGKSHLLMALHEKLQSTQQSVQFVKITEGTLFDECKDQFLLIDDVHKLSRAGAISLFNRFNERREQQLSLLVSGDAPPHQLPLLPDLATRLSWGLVLRLHALSDEEKIKALQQHAHNLGFHLPQELAWYLLQRWQRDIRSLLQVLEELNRWSLSLHKPITMPLIRDALNNLREQSA; from the coding sequence ATGCGTCAATTAGTTCTTGAAATACCCCCCTTACATCAGCCAAGTTTAGACAACTTTGTGATAGGGAATAATGCAGAAACTATCTCTTTACTGTTTAATTGGCTTAGCGGTGAAGGTGAACAAATTATCTATCTATGGGGTGAAGAAGGAATAGGTAAAAGCCACTTATTAATGGCGCTTCATGAAAAATTACAATCAACTCAACAATCAGTGCAATTCGTTAAAATCACTGAAGGTACCCTTTTTGACGAATGCAAAGATCAATTTTTATTAATTGATGATGTACACAAACTATCGCGCGCGGGGGCAATCAGTTTATTTAACCGGTTTAACGAAAGACGTGAACAGCAGCTTTCCCTCTTAGTTAGCGGAGACGCTCCCCCCCATCAACTCCCTCTTCTTCCTGATTTAGCTACACGGTTAAGCTGGGGGCTTGTATTACGTTTACATGCCTTAAGCGATGAAGAAAAAATTAAGGCATTACAACAACACGCACACAACCTAGGTTTTCATCTTCCACAAGAATTAGCTTGGTATTTACTTCAACGTTGGCAGCGTGATATTCGCTCACTGCTACAAGTCCTAGAAGAATTAAATCGTTGGTCGCTGTCTTTACATAAACCGATTACAATGCCACTAATACGTGACGCATTAAATAACTTAAGAGAACAATCTGCATGA
- the recA gene encoding recombinase RecA → MDDNKSKALSAALSQIEKQFGKGAVMRLGETEIERDFEVISTGSLGLDLALGVGGLPRGRIVEIYGPESSGKTTLTLQVIAEMQKKGGIAAFIDAEHALDPVYAQKLGVNVTDLLISQPDTGEQALEIADMLVRSGSVDIVVVDSVAALTPRAEIEGEMGDSHVGLHARLMSQALRKLTGNIKRSNCLVVFINQIRLKIGVMFGNPETTTGGNALKFYASVRLDIRRVGSIKRGDEVVGSETRVKVVKNKVSPPFKVADFDIMYGEGISREGEIIELGVLGKIVEKAGAWYSYQGEKIGQGKDNAREYLKEHPEIAKEIESKIRESSGIKMAVAVPSADD, encoded by the coding sequence ATGGATGACAATAAAAGTAAAGCCTTGTCGGCGGCACTTTCGCAAATTGAAAAGCAATTTGGTAAAGGCGCTGTTATGCGTCTCGGAGAAACTGAGATAGAGCGTGATTTTGAGGTGATTTCCACAGGCTCATTAGGTTTAGATTTGGCCTTAGGAGTAGGTGGATTACCGCGCGGTAGAATTGTAGAAATTTATGGCCCTGAATCCTCAGGTAAAACTACCTTAACGCTACAAGTAATCGCTGAGATGCAAAAAAAAGGTGGGATTGCCGCATTTATTGACGCGGAGCATGCATTGGATCCGGTATATGCACAAAAATTAGGGGTCAATGTTACTGATTTACTTATTTCACAACCCGATACAGGTGAGCAAGCTCTTGAAATTGCCGATATGTTAGTGCGTTCTGGATCAGTTGACATTGTCGTTGTGGATTCTGTGGCCGCATTAACACCTCGTGCTGAGATCGAAGGGGAGATGGGTGATTCACACGTGGGCCTTCATGCAAGACTCATGTCACAGGCCTTAAGAAAATTAACAGGTAACATTAAACGTTCTAATTGTTTAGTGGTATTCATTAACCAAATTCGCTTAAAGATTGGTGTCATGTTTGGTAATCCTGAGACCACCACAGGTGGGAATGCGCTCAAGTTTTATGCCTCAGTACGTCTTGATATTCGTCGCGTTGGTTCAATTAAACGAGGGGATGAAGTGGTAGGTAGTGAAACACGTGTGAAAGTTGTTAAAAACAAAGTTTCCCCTCCTTTCAAGGTTGCTGATTTTGATATTATGTATGGTGAAGGTATTTCTCGTGAAGGTGAAATTATTGAGCTTGGCGTTCTAGGTAAAATTGTAGAAAAAGCCGGTGCTTGGTACTCCTATCAAGGAGAGAAAATCGGGCAAGGTAAAGACAATGCTCGTGAATACTTAAAAGAGCATCCCGAAATTGCTAAAGAGATTGAAAGTAAAATTCGTGAATCCAGTGGTATCAAGATGGCTGTTGCTGTTCCCTCTGCTGATGATTAA
- the folK gene encoding 2-amino-4-hydroxy-6-hydroxymethyldihydropteridine diphosphokinase, producing MSRVFVGLGSNLDQPLQQLKKAITELDHIPRTSVVRVSPFYQTKPVGYLDQPDFVNAVIELTTSLPPKELLTHMQFIEEQHGRVRTFQNAPRTLDLDLLAFDQLIYHDNELTLPHPRIQDRAFVLVPFNDIAPEFIIPTLGNVKDLALQYQYDDMHIMEEPLV from the coding sequence ATGAGTCGCGTCTTTGTCGGGTTAGGTAGCAATCTTGATCAACCATTACAACAATTAAAAAAAGCCATTACAGAACTCGATCATATTCCGCGTACTTCAGTAGTTCGAGTCTCTCCTTTTTATCAAACCAAACCGGTTGGTTACCTTGATCAACCAGATTTTGTAAATGCAGTGATTGAATTAACAACATCTCTTCCACCTAAAGAACTGTTGACTCACATGCAATTTATTGAAGAACAACATGGACGAGTTCGTACTTTCCAAAACGCACCACGGACTTTGGATTTAGATCTTCTTGCTTTCGATCAATTGATCTACCATGATAATGAACTTACACTCCCTCATCCTCGCATTCAAGATAGGGCGTTCGTGTTGGTGCCATTTAATGATATTGCACCGGAGTTTATAATTCCTACTCTCGGTAATGTGAAAGATCTTGCCCTACAATATCAATATGATGATATGCACATAATGGAAGAACCACTCGTATGA